In a genomic window of Candidatus Dadabacteria bacterium:
- the rodA gene encoding rod shape-determining protein RodA, with amino-acid sequence MRTELPNLSRSSWILGLILLLCAAGLVNLYSISQLDGLGAFKKQLIWVLAGLVAMAIISRLKPLTLERHSLTFYLLFLGLLALIFVFGKTVSGSRSWFQIGPISIQPSEFIKIGIIMVLANYYANQVAAKENYGLTDLAKPIAFLFLPTAAVIAQPDMGTAITILLTGSSIILLLGISRRALLRIIIIALVSVVPLWHLLVEDYQKERIYSFLDTSSDPFGISYNSIQSQIAIGSGMGFGKGFSLGSQSNLNFLPAHHTDFAFSVIAEEWGFRGSVFILLLYFSIILFILNIATSSEDRFATIACLGVAAMLFWHAVINIAMVTGLMPIIGTPLFFISYGGSSTLTAFIGIGIVLCLRKK; translated from the coding sequence ATGAGAACCGAATTGCCAAATCTGAGTAGATCCTCCTGGATATTGGGGCTGATTCTCCTGTTGTGCGCGGCGGGACTGGTCAATCTATACAGCATCTCTCAACTAGACGGTCTGGGCGCATTCAAGAAACAACTCATATGGGTTCTGGCCGGGCTGGTGGCCATGGCAATCATAAGCCGGCTAAAACCTCTAACGCTTGAAAGGCACTCGCTTACCTTTTACCTGCTTTTCCTTGGGCTGCTGGCGCTGATTTTCGTATTCGGGAAAACGGTGTCGGGATCAAGAAGTTGGTTCCAGATAGGCCCGATCTCCATTCAGCCCTCCGAATTCATTAAAATCGGGATAATAATGGTGCTCGCCAATTACTACGCAAACCAGGTGGCCGCAAAGGAAAATTACGGCCTGACGGATCTCGCTAAACCTATAGCTTTTCTGTTTCTCCCTACCGCGGCGGTCATCGCTCAGCCGGACATGGGAACCGCGATCACCATACTTCTTACAGGTTCAAGCATTATTCTTCTTCTGGGAATCAGCAGAAGAGCCCTGCTGAGAATAATAATCATAGCATTGGTATCCGTTGTGCCGCTCTGGCATCTTCTGGTCGAGGACTACCAGAAGGAAAGGATATATTCCTTCCTGGATACGTCCTCTGACCCTTTCGGAATAAGCTACAACTCGATCCAGTCCCAGATTGCGATAGGCTCCGGCATGGGTTTCGGAAAAGGTTTTTCTCTCGGTTCGCAGTCCAACTTGAATTTTCTTCCCGCGCATCATACAGATTTCGCATTCTCGGTAATTGCCGAGGAGTGGGGATTCCGGGGTTCTGTGTTTATCCTTCTTTTGTATTTCTCGATAATCCTTTTCATTCTCAACATTGCAACATCCTCAGAAGACCGCTTTGCGACGATCGCATGCCTCGGAGTCGCGGCGATGCTTTTCTGGCACGCCGTGATAAACATAGCTATGGTCACGGGACTTATGCCCATCATCGGGACTCCTCTTTTTTTCATCAGTTACGGAGGTTCGTCAACCCTGACGGCCTTTATCGGAATCGGCATAGTTCTTTGTCTTAGAAAGAAATAA
- a CDS encoding SCO family protein → MWRFFIFLTVMCISSALPIPFTSDIHALSNVNDVEEIGFDEKLASSIDLDTEFHGENGKTVSISSFFGQEKPVVLSLAYFTCPRLCLLGTDGVLEVINQMDSFRPGKDYTVVTMSFDPEESPEVIGAKAARYRKALADGAQEAGDWHFFTATEENILRLTDSVGFRFKKDGEEFAHPSGIVILTPEGVISRYLYGVQYDPRNFKLSLIEASEGKIGSSELLNKVLMFCYQFDPVGKRYALAALNVVKAGGMVTLAVLVTFLCLMWRREKKIH, encoded by the coding sequence ATGTGGAGGTTCTTCATTTTTCTCACTGTTATGTGTATCTCAAGTGCTCTTCCGATTCCATTCACATCAGACATTCACGCACTTTCGAACGTAAATGACGTAGAGGAAATAGGTTTTGACGAGAAACTTGCATCCTCCATCGATCTTGACACGGAATTTCACGGAGAAAACGGAAAGACAGTGAGCATTTCCTCTTTTTTCGGACAGGAAAAACCAGTGGTTCTGAGTCTTGCCTACTTCACATGCCCAAGGCTCTGCCTTCTTGGGACAGACGGAGTCCTGGAAGTCATAAACCAGATGGATTCCTTCAGACCTGGCAAGGATTACACAGTAGTGACCATGAGTTTTGATCCCGAGGAATCCCCCGAGGTTATAGGCGCAAAGGCTGCAAGATACAGAAAAGCACTTGCAGACGGGGCGCAGGAGGCCGGAGACTGGCACTTTTTCACGGCGACGGAGGAAAACATACTGAGGCTCACCGACTCAGTGGGATTCCGCTTCAAAAAAGATGGAGAAGAGTTCGCTCATCCTTCGGGAATAGTGATACTCACGCCGGAGGGGGTAATTTCGCGATACCTCTACGGAGTTCAGTATGATCCCCGTAACTTCAAGTTATCGCTAATAGAAGCTTCGGAAGGAAAGATAGGTTCCTCGGAGCTGCTTAACAAGGTACTTATGTTCTGTTATCAGTTTGACCCGGTCGGAAAAAGATACGCACTCGCGGCCCTCAACGTAGTCAAGGCGGGAGGGATGGTAACTCTCGCGGTTCTCGTAACGTTTCTCTGCTTGATGTGGAGAAGAGAGAAGAAAATCCATTAA
- the mreD gene encoding rod shape-determining protein MreD translates to MRINFSFFLYLFLSFLLIIIQTSVVPTTSLGKFTPDLNLIIIICLAVRTEIPYPFTLATLNGFLMDIFSAGTWGLHTITRFAVFLLLRVGLHNINYDRNHPFLLSLAFFTGTLLMHLLFLVLLLFKQDSGQAAFLSLELALYQAIINTVVGVPMIMLLRKLDGTTKA, encoded by the coding sequence ATGAGGATAAACTTCTCTTTTTTTCTCTACCTGTTTTTATCCTTCCTATTAATCATCATCCAAACATCAGTCGTTCCCACAACTTCTCTGGGCAAGTTCACCCCTGATCTTAACCTGATAATCATAATCTGCCTGGCAGTCAGAACTGAAATACCCTATCCGTTCACGCTTGCCACGCTAAACGGGTTTCTAATGGATATTTTTTCGGCCGGAACCTGGGGACTTCATACAATCACAAGATTCGCCGTGTTTCTCCTGCTGCGGGTGGGCCTGCACAATATCAATTACGACCGCAACCATCCATTTCTTCTGTCTCTGGCGTTTTTTACGGGAACCCTGCTTATGCACCTGCTGTTCCTAGTATTGCTTCTGTTCAAGCAAGATAGTGGACAGGCAGCGTTTCTCAGTCTTGAGCTAGCTCTCTATCAGGCTATCATTAACACAGTAGTCGGTGTTCCGATGATAATGCTTCTGAGAAAATTGGATGGAACTACTAAAGCGTAG
- the coxB gene encoding cytochrome c oxidase subunit II, whose protein sequence is MSTWIPESASNLAASVDNITLFVTIVSLFFFILISAVLVGFSIKYRRKSEDQETAYITHNPVIETIWTIIPTILLMVIFAWGWIAFKELRNPPPEAIEVNVVAKQWLWEFEYFTGKKSLNELFVQQNKPVRLIMRSDDVIHSFFVPQFRVKQDILPGSYQQLWFTPTKVGTFDLLCAEYCGSGHSQMLAKVTVLSPEAFTRWEKGDELEDGAAVAAISVSPAERGKDLYSQRGCLACHSIDGKEVIGPTFKNLYGKTEDLEDGSSVLVDENYLRESIYEPQAKMVKGYAPTMPSFKGILSEEEVTALIEYIKTLK, encoded by the coding sequence ATGTCCACCTGGATACCGGAATCGGCTTCTAATCTCGCCGCAAGCGTTGATAACATAACCCTGTTCGTAACGATTGTATCGTTATTTTTCTTCATACTGATCTCGGCGGTACTCGTAGGTTTTTCAATCAAGTACAGGAGAAAAAGCGAGGACCAGGAAACCGCCTACATAACTCACAACCCGGTCATCGAAACCATCTGGACGATAATCCCGACCATACTGCTCATGGTCATCTTCGCGTGGGGATGGATAGCTTTCAAGGAACTTCGCAACCCTCCCCCAGAAGCAATCGAAGTTAACGTCGTGGCAAAACAGTGGCTTTGGGAATTTGAGTATTTCACCGGCAAGAAATCGCTTAACGAACTGTTCGTACAGCAGAACAAGCCGGTCAGGCTCATAATGAGGTCAGATGATGTCATTCACAGCTTTTTCGTTCCGCAGTTCCGCGTTAAACAGGATATTCTCCCGGGCAGTTACCAGCAGCTCTGGTTCACCCCGACCAAGGTCGGAACCTTTGACCTTCTGTGCGCCGAATACTGCGGTTCCGGTCACTCGCAAATGCTTGCCAAAGTAACCGTCCTGAGTCCGGAAGCATTCACAAGATGGGAAAAAGGAGACGAACTTGAAGACGGAGCCGCCGTGGCGGCAATCAGCGTATCCCCGGCGGAGAGAGGAAAGGACCTGTATTCCCAGAGAGGGTGTCTCGCCTGCCACAGCATCGACGGCAAAGAGGTTATAGGGCCTACTTTCAAGAACCTTTACGGGAAAACAGAGGATCTTGAGGATGGTTCCTCGGTCCTTGTGGACGAAAATTATCTAAGGGAGTCAATTTACGAACCTCAGGCAAAGATGGTAAAAGGCTACGCACCAACGATGCCTTCATTCAAGGGTATACTGTCTGAGGAAGAAGTAACCGCTCTTATCGAGTATATAAAAACGTTGAAGTAG
- the mrdA gene encoding penicillin-binding protein 2: MELLKRRLAIAFSLCVLFFVVFSARLFYLQIYKGEEYRSFSERNILRVLELPAPRGRIFDRNGEKILYNKPSFNIRVFPKEITDVESLAEKLSGIINIPEKELLKKLRKIAGMRSFYPVTIAKDISREELLLVEKNKEALEGIFLELGHKRFYPHGEAAAVLLGYTGIADPHEVKADRRIKAGTQVGKTGVEKVFDDELRGTNGLKYLMVNAHGKVISDSLSALLPSRKNKEMVEGKDLHLTIDAQLQKVANDALGKEKGAIVAMDVKNGEILVMVSRPSYRPEHISKGISGEKRKKRKKKESFSLLNRSTEGTYPPGSVLKIITAFALLEEKTVDPESSVYCPGYRLISGKRFNCWREEGHGHMNLLSAIVESCDVYFYELSMKLGVDGLYPYLKRFGLGEETGIELPEKHGVSPSKAWKRKHLKEPWYPGETAMLAIGQGYVTTTPLQINMMTTAIANGGTIVKPKIRKTDKKTPPRITGTVQKLDKKSVAFLKKALYDAVHAQRGTGFYARSKISPISGKTGTAQVVSAQVESTEKRFMDHAWFTSYAPSDSAEISVTVLVENGGSGSVAAAPIARKIIETYFKLKKERNENRIAKSE, from the coding sequence ATGGAACTACTAAAGCGTAGACTCGCTATAGCATTTTCTTTATGCGTGCTGTTTTTCGTTGTCTTCTCGGCAAGACTGTTTTACCTCCAGATATATAAGGGTGAGGAATACAGGAGTTTTTCGGAGAGAAACATCCTGAGAGTACTTGAACTCCCCGCTCCCAGGGGGCGCATTTTTGACAGAAACGGGGAGAAAATTCTCTACAACAAACCGTCTTTTAACATACGTGTCTTTCCGAAAGAAATAACCGATGTCGAGAGTCTCGCGGAAAAGCTCTCGGGGATAATAAACATTCCAGAGAAAGAGCTTCTTAAGAAACTTCGAAAAATAGCGGGCATGAGAAGTTTCTACCCCGTTACAATCGCCAAGGACATAAGCAGGGAAGAGCTCCTTCTAGTTGAGAAGAACAAAGAAGCGTTAGAAGGCATATTCCTTGAATTGGGGCACAAGAGATTCTATCCGCACGGAGAAGCCGCCGCCGTGCTCCTTGGATACACAGGGATCGCCGATCCGCATGAAGTAAAAGCTGACCGTCGGATCAAGGCGGGAACCCAAGTCGGAAAAACGGGCGTGGAAAAAGTCTTTGACGACGAACTGAGAGGAACAAACGGTCTTAAATACCTCATGGTCAACGCACACGGAAAGGTAATCTCCGATTCTCTCTCCGCATTGTTGCCGTCCCGGAAGAACAAGGAAATGGTCGAGGGAAAAGATTTGCACCTCACAATCGACGCGCAATTGCAAAAAGTCGCTAACGACGCCTTGGGGAAGGAGAAAGGAGCAATAGTCGCAATGGACGTAAAAAACGGGGAAATCCTGGTAATGGTAAGTCGTCCGTCTTATCGCCCTGAGCATATCTCAAAAGGGATTTCGGGAGAGAAACGCAAAAAAAGAAAGAAAAAAGAATCCTTCTCCCTTCTTAACCGCTCAACCGAGGGAACCTATCCACCTGGGTCAGTACTCAAAATAATCACGGCCTTCGCATTGCTGGAGGAAAAAACGGTGGACCCCGAGTCGTCCGTATATTGCCCGGGCTATCGCTTAATAAGCGGAAAACGCTTTAACTGCTGGCGCGAGGAAGGTCACGGCCATATGAATCTTCTCTCGGCGATTGTTGAATCATGCGACGTATACTTCTATGAACTTTCCATGAAGCTTGGAGTAGACGGGCTCTACCCGTACCTGAAAAGGTTCGGATTGGGAGAGGAAACCGGAATAGAGCTTCCCGAAAAACACGGAGTGAGTCCGTCCAAGGCATGGAAAAGAAAACACTTAAAAGAACCATGGTATCCGGGCGAAACTGCAATGCTGGCCATAGGTCAGGGATACGTAACAACCACTCCTCTTCAGATAAATATGATGACTACCGCAATAGCAAACGGAGGCACCATAGTCAAACCGAAAATAAGAAAAACAGACAAAAAAACACCTCCGCGGATAACCGGAACGGTACAAAAACTTGACAAAAAGTCAGTGGCTTTTCTGAAAAAAGCGCTATACGACGCCGTACACGCCCAACGGGGCACGGGATTTTACGCAAGATCAAAAATATCACCTATCTCAGGCAAAACCGGGACGGCACAGGTCGTTTCGGCGCAAGTTGAATCAACTGAAAAACGGTTCATGGACCATGCCTGGTTCACCTCTTACGCACCATCAGACTCGGCGGAGATATCAGTAACCGTTTTGGTCGAAAACGGGGGCAGCGGAAGTGTGGCAGCGGCCCCGATAGCAAGAAAGATCATTGAAACCTATTTCAAACTTAAGAAGGAACGAAATGAGAACCGAATTGCCAAATCTGAGTAG